In the Topomyia yanbarensis strain Yona2022 chromosome 3, ASM3024719v1, whole genome shotgun sequence genome, one interval contains:
- the LOC131688647 gene encoding probable cytochrome P450 304a1, translated as MVLFFRTGRYALHFQQKGDDYGTILSYLPWLKDYFPEATNYRIMREANLRMIDLVESVLKRYMVSYDENHIRCFLDRYIKEMNNSTPLEGETFTFQYDQIVMILWDMLLPTMSGSAIQLSMLLERLLLNPHVIDEVQRELDDIVGRGRLPTLDDRVQLPYTEATIREALCIDTLVPSGIAHVALENTTLRGYDIPKGTFVMLGLDVIHHQREVWGDPENFRPERFLDEQSKLSLAKDVSVPFGAGKRLCAGETFSRNTLFLMFSAIVQNFNLHVRPGDKLSDLGKRVTGVVTSTEPFWINFEPR; from the exons ATGGTCTTGTTTTTCAGAACCGGTCGCTACGCTCTCCACTTTCAACAAAAAGGGGATGATTACGGTACTATCCTGAGTTATTTGCCCTGGCTGAAGGATTACTTCCCAGAGGCAACCAACTATCGCATAATGCGTGAAGCAAACCTTCGAATGATCGACCTGGTGGAATCTGTTCTGAAACGGTACATGGTTTCGTACGACGAAAATCACATCCGATGCTTTCTCGACCGATACATTAAAGAGATGAATAACTCAACGCCGCTAGAAGGAGAAACTTTTACCTTTCAGT ACGACCAAATAGTAATGATCCTGTGGGACATGTTACTACCCACGATGTCGGGTTCGGCTATACAACTATCTATGCTGTTGGAACGTCTCCTGTTGAATCCCCACGTCATCGACGAGGTACAACGAGAACTCGACGACATTGTTGGCCGAGGACGGTTACCCACCCTAGATGATCGAGTTCAGCTACCATATACGGAAGCAACCATACGGGAAGCATTATGCATCGACACCCTGGTCCCGTCGGGAATAGCACACGTTGCTCTAGAGAATACAACGTTGCGCGGGTACGACATTCCGAAGGGTACCTTCGTTATGCTTGGACTGGACGTTATTCACCACCAACGCGAGGTTTGGGGGGATCCGGAAAACTTTCGACCGGAACGGTTCCTCGACGAACAGAGCAAACTATCGCTGGCGAAAGATGTATCCGTTCCTTTTGGAGCGGGTAAGCGGCTATGTGCCGGGGAAACTTTCTCCCGTAACACACTGTTTCTGATGTTTTCTGCGATAGTGCAAAATTTTAATCTACATGTGCGACCGGGTGATAAATTGTCAGATTTGGGCAAAAGAGTGACCGGTGTGGTTACTTCAACGGAACCGTTTTGGATTAATTTTGAGCCGAGATGA